tatttatttctggctttttttcttttttaattccttcctctactaaatttcagctatgtttctttctctagttccttgTAGTGTCATGTTAATTTTACTtactttagatttttcttttcttttcttttctttttttttttttaagatttatttgacaaagatcacaagtaggcagagaagcaggcagagagagaaagaggaggaagcaggctccctgctgagcagagagcccaatgcaggatcctgggatcatgacctgggccgaaggcagaggctttaccccactgagccaccagatgcccccagatttttccttttttaaagattctatttatttacttgagagagagtgagagaatgagcagggagagcggcagaggaaaaagactccccgctgagcagggagcctgatatgggtctccatcccaggacactgggatcatgacctgaaccagaggcagagtCCTGACCGACAGAACACCCCTGAATTTTTTCTTCACTCAAGTATTATatcataaaaaaatggaaaagtgaaaGTTAGGAgggaaaattcttagaaataaataacaagtgatgtccaataaataaaatagcattaaaatactcattcttcagtgttttctatacatcatgtcatctgtgaacagaaacgtttctcttttcctttttcagttgaATTACTTTTACATGTTTTTCCTGCCTCATTGTTCTGACTGTAAAATCCACTACTGTGTTGAATCAAAGTGGTGAAGTCACTTTACTACCTGTTTCTGATCGTACAGAAGGCTTCAGTCTTTTACTATCGGATACGTTAGATTCCAGCTTTTAGTGCAGACATGGCATTTATTAGTCTGAGTTGGTCCTTTTATTCCTACTACTGAATGGTTTTAAATCATAAAACAGTGTCCAGTGTGCTCACGTTCCTCTTCTGCATGAGTATTTAAATAtgatcatgtaaaaaaaaataaataaataaatatgatcatGTCATGTTtgatctttattcttttacttgCTGTCTTAAGTTTATAGATTACTTTTTGTGTAAACACCCTGAATTCAAGGAAGAATTCCCATGTGGTTATGTTGTAAAATAGTAAAATCTGCTTTGATTCAGGTTATTTCCTTTATTGGGGAGTTCACATAACTATTCATCTAAGTAGtagtttctcttcttctttgcTTATAGTGcctttcttggttttgtttataTGGTAATGCTTGTGTCACaaaaagtgttttataatttcctttcacTTCACTCCTTGGAAATGTTATAGGAGATTTGAAGTACTTTCTCATTAATGTTTGTTTGAATAATCAGAATATTCACCTATCATAAGACTTCgttggaagcttttttttttattactttttcagtCTACTTAGTAGTGGTAAGTCAGTAgagaattttttcccctctatgaTTACTCAATAGGTTATACCTTTTTGGAAATTCATACTTTTTTTATATCTATTTGTGGGTATGTAGTTATCCATCACTGCCTTTTTTAATTAGCTTTATTTCTGTACTATCAGTTGTATCTGCTTTCACTTCTCCAATTTTGATTtcactggttttctctctgtcattcttccatgatttacttaaaaatatgtcagtTTTGTAGATCTCTTCTGGAAACCAACTATTCCTATTGtaggtatttttctgtttttgccacACCCTGTTAcgttgatttctattttaaatttaaatttcctcccttcttttaGGTTTGGACTCAGTACTTTTCCTGATTTTTTGAGGTGTGGGAAGTGATGTGTGCTCCAGCACAAGACTACAGAACTCTCTGTTAGGCCACGTGATCTGTACGTGGTCTGCAAGTTTGTGTCCCTGCAGGAATCAAGTCCAGATGATTTTCTCAGCCATCTTGCTGAAGTTCTCTGattgattttattattccatATTATAAGTTTTCACTATATTCGTCTGAGAGTAGTAAGTggaatgattttacttttttcttattcaatatCTTTCAGCTATATCTTCACATGGCACCCAGAGTTTCCTGCCAACATTGTGCATAGAAGCTTCTTTCCAAAACGTAGCGGTTCGTAGATATAAACATACTGCCCTGGAGAATGTACACTTCATGGTAGACTGTAACAATGATGGGGAGAGTGAAGAACATCAAATATATCATGAAGGACATATCCAGACTGAGACAACTGCGCATAATATGAACATCACTGCCCAAAATGGTGAAGGatataaaacattttggaaaacatccCTTCTTAAGTCCGCTACTTCTGCAAAGCAGTGTCTTTCTATATATAAGGGCTCAAATCAAATGATTAAACATACATATTTGCAGAACGAAAAGTTGGAAAATCTGGAAAGTTGCCTAGTCCGtgctgaaaataattattttaaccattttgaaagTAGGATTGGATTGACCTTTGagtcaaatatttctgaaaatcagAGATTTAAAATTGAAGAACAAAGTGCTGAGTGGGATTCATTTGAGAGGTCTTTCACCGAGGAGTTAACTCTTCAAAATTACCAGGGTATTTTCAATGAAAACAGAATTGCTCAATGCAGTGAATCTGAGGAAAAATTTAACCCGGGTTCAAGTGTTAGTACATGTCTGAGGACTCATTTTCCAGAGGACCATTATGAACTTGATAAATGTGTGGAAGTCTTTTATCAAAGCTCCAACCTTATTATACATAATAGTATCCCTATGGAAGAGAATCAATATGAATATAATGAATGTGAGAAAGCTCTTAACCAGTCCTCCAGTGTTGGTGATCATCAGAGTATCCATGTGGGAAAAGACTCATACAGATGTTATAAACCTGGGAATATGTTCAGTCAGTCATCAAGACTAAATATACATAATAGGATCGGAACTGAACAAAAAAGTTACATTTGTAAGGAATGTGGCAAAGCCTTTGACTGGCACTCCACCCTGTGTCAACATCAGCCGATGTATCTGGGAGGAAAAGCTTACAAATTTGAAGAATGTGGTAAGGTGTTTATCCACCACTCACACTTTACTCAACGTGACAGAATTCGTACTGGAGAGAAAATCTAccaatgtaaagaatgtggcaaGTGCTTTAACCATCACTCAAATCTTAGTCGACAttacagaattcatactggagagaaaccttaccaatgtaaagaatgtggcatGGCCTTTAACCAGCACTCAGTGCTTACtcgacatcacagaattcatactggtgagaaaccttatcaatgtaaagaatgtggcaaggccttcaACCAGCACTCAAACCTtactcaacatcacagaattcatactagAGAGAAACCTTATCAGTGTAAAGAATGTGGGCAAGTCTTTAACCATCACTCTAGCCTtactcaacatcacagaattcacagtggagagaaaccttatcaatgtaaagaatgtggccAGGCCTTTAACCAGCACTCAAATCTTACccgacatcacagaattcatactggagagaaaccttatcaGTGTAAAGagtgtggcaaggcctttaaccAGCACTCAAAGCTTACcgaacatcacagaattcatactggagagaaaccattCATATGTACGGAATGTGGTCAGGCCTTTAACCGTCACTCACACCTTACTCGACATCACAggattcatactggagagaaaccttatcaatgtaaagaatgtggcaaggcctttaaccAGCACTCAAAGCTTActgaacatcacagaattcatactggagagaaaccttacatatgcaaagaatgtggcaaggcctttaaccGACACTCACACCTGACTCGACATCATAGAATTCATTTTGGACAGAAACCTTACATATGTAAGGAATGTGGCCATGCCTTTATCCAGCACTCACACCTGAgtcaacatcacagaattcatacttgAGGGAAACCTTACCAAAgtaaagaatgtgggaaggcctttaatCACTGATCATCCTTTACTCATTATCACAGAATTCATAGTGGAACAAACCTTACAATTTTAAGTAATGTGAGAAAACTTTAAAGACGACTCACCCCTTACTCCTTACTCCACATCATAGAATTCATAGTGGAGAGGAACCATAAAATTGTAGAGAATGTGGAAAGGCTTTTAAGCCATGCTATTCCTGATCAGAGAAAGTGTATTGGGGAAGATTTTGGAATATGAAGAATTTTGCAAGCCCTTTATTCAGAGGTCACATTTCATttaacatcacagaattcatactggggAAGAACTTATAAATGTAAAGAACATGGGAAGGCTTTTAGAACTGCTCAACCCTTTGCAGCATCTCAGAGTTTGTACTGAGGAAAAACATTACTAAGGTAAAGGGTATCATAAGCCTCTAGCTGGAACTCATAACTTACTCAACATCATAGCTATCATACAGCAtagataaatgtaaaatgtagagAAAGTTGCAGTGCCTTTAACTGGAATTCAGTCTATACGCAGTATCCCAAAATGCACACTGGATTCAAACCCTAAAAACATCATGATTGAGGAAAGaccttcattttaaattttcactgtAGCAAACACCAGAGAGTAAATACAGGTAAGTTACTTGAAAgatgtaaatatttagaaatgtatgtAAGTAAACATCAAGTGTCAATAAATATCATAGAAATCAAGTAGAAAGCAGTACATGAGTCAATCTATTCAGACATTACATCAAAATACTTATTATAAGGACTAATACAAAGTTAAACACTTAGAAAATGTATATGCTATTATGCTTCAAAAGAACAAGTGGTTGGGTTTTTGCATAGATATAATGAATTTTTCAACAtgtccttgttttttattttgttgttgttgttttgggtttgttttttttattttcgttttgtggttttgggggtttttggggtttgtttttggggttttttgttttggttttggtttgggttttttttgttgttgttgttcattgaCCTTATCTGGGATTTGTGACTagcaaatattaacatatttgtaCTCTCAAATCACTTCAGAAAACTCCTTTATTACTAGTGGGTTTGTGAAAGTATGTCGCTGATTGTTGTTGGATCAAAGATATGAGATGTCCATCATTAGGCAGGACTCCTGCATATCTAATTGCCCACGGATGAGGAAggacaatataatatataaaatatgaagaaaatctaaATGGAGATGCTGTTTGTGGTTATAACATTAATGTTAGTTATGATGGAAAAAGTGTCCAGAACATCATTATTCTCCATTTATTAAAACTAAAGAATTTCctggatattataaataaaatattttactctggTCTTTGAGAAAAAAGAGGTGCCAGTCCAGTGAAATACGGTTGTATCCTCATAATAACTGTAGTTAGAAGTAGAGGATGTCAGGTGATGTGCTTGAAATGAAGAAATCCTCAAATATACAAAAGGAGGATAACTCTTTCTTAAAATGGCATAGGATTATGCatacaaaatttttaagagtGATCCCATGcctgaaaacaatgaaaatcagtACTCCCACATCATGATATCAGCACACAAATGCTTTTTAATGCTTGATTCTGTATTTCCAAAAAGGATTATAGAGTGGCTTTGAAATGTATACCTTAGTCTGTGTGTGAAcgtaatatattttaattaataaaacatgaTGAATTTTAACATGTTATCATGGATGAGTAATGAGTGAAGTGTCATCCCACCATCAGTGTTAACCTATCTCATTTTATATAAGGTTGCAGGCAACTGATGAAATCTGTCATTTATTCGGTAATCATGTGGAATAACATACCTAGTAATCCATTTTTTCAGTGGCCTTGAAGTTTAAATAATGTCTGATTATTTCCCCCCTTGTTTATCTGTTGtatcattttctcctcttttggaCTAGTGGGATATTATAACAGACATGTTGCAGATTATATTTGGGTCTTATTGACTGATTGACTCAAGTACGCTATGATGCTGCTACTTGGCATCCATTTCATGTCCCCATCGGTTTTGCAGAGTACTTGAATTGATAGCAACCTCTCTCACTAGTGCATTCCCTAAACAGTACCCTGCAGAGTCACCAGTTAATGTAAACTCTGACATGACATTCCCAGTCCACCCTTGTGAGCACCCATGACCCCTGTCTACCATGACTTTCCCCTCATGTGTTCTTGAAGAAGACTCTCACAGAGCTTCATCCTAAACCTGCTCTAGTTTCAATGGCCTAATCTGGACATAGCTCTGGGACTCACTAAATCACTGTATCCATGGCCCTTAATAAAGGTATGTGCCACAGTTCATAGGTGGGGGTGTTGTGTCCATGTTTCTATGAAGTAAAGATACACTTATAGCAGTGCTTGGTGTGTAATAGGTACCCTATAAGTAGGAGAAACATATTTCCAATAGGAGTGATACTGTAGCCCCAAGGAAGGGATAGAAAATGCAGAGGATGAAGAATTGGCAAGAATTCTGCATGTGGAGGAGGACACCTGTCCCAGGTTGCCCAGCTGACTCCCTGGATTTAGAAGAACACCTTCTGCTCATTTATTTTCCAAGTGATTTCCAGATCGCCTCTTCTGtttatcctcatttttatttccagctaCGTAGGCATCACAGACATTCTTCTTTGCCTGTGTTGTGGCTGAATTGAAATGAGAAAGACATAAAGTCAATGGGTGTAAATTTAGACATTTAGCACTGGATTGTGGGGTGTGGAGCTAAGTAATACGTGATGATGGCACCAAACTTAGAAAAACAAGACCTATTAAAATGTGAAGAACTCTTTCTAATGTGGGGAGGGAACCAGAGGTGACTCCTTTAGCCACTCCAAAGGCACAAGGAGCTCTTGGTGGCATCATCCAATGAATGTCATCGAATAAGTGAAATGGACATAAGGAATTGGCAAATGTGAAACCCTTTGAATCTGGGTTTCTGAGGATTAGGGAAGTTTTACCTTATCTTCATGATTTAATTCAATTCCTTTGTGTTGGCAAGGACCAGATGCTGTTGGACGACAATGATTACTGTGATTGCTCAGGCCTAGATCAGTGGCCTCGGTGGAGTAGGGGAAGTTGGATGATGCCATCCTGTAGGGCATAGCTTAAAAATGGCACATGGCCAAGTAGATGTTGGAGATGAAGAAGCCTTCTGGACAGTGTGGTAGATGGGATCAGCAAGACGTGTGCTGTGGTTGCACGACGCACTAGTATCCCAGGTGTATAACCCCAACATAGTTTAGATCCACTGTTGGTGGGTGATGTTTTCAGGGAAGGTGACACACTTCTGTGTGGGACCTTCCTCCCTTTACTCGGTGCCATGATGAGTATGGTCCCACGCTCTGGCTGTGTTTGCCATGGATTTGTCAGGGGAGCAATTCCACACTCAGTGGCAGTGAACATTCCTACTTCAAACAGTCTAGCCCAAGTGTTCTTTGattgagaaatgaagaaagaagatatgagatatatgtaatgaaatattactcagccataaaaaggaattcaATCTTTCTCTTTGCAATGACATAGAGAGAGCTAgactgtattatgctaagtgagtgaaatcagagaaagacaaatgccataggatttcactcatgtggaatataggaaacaaacaagcaaaggggaaaaaagaagaccggcaaatcatgagagactcttaactatagagaagcaACTGATGGATACCAGTTACCAGTGTGGAGCTGGATTGGGGGGTGAGTTAAACAAGTGATGGGAATGAAGACgtgcatttttttgttgttgcgccctgggtgttgtatggaattgTACAATCACTATTGTACATGtggaactaatattacattgtatgttaactaactggaatttgaataaaatctttt
The DNA window shown above is from Mustela nigripes isolate SB6536 chromosome 17, MUSNIG.SB6536, whole genome shotgun sequence and carries:
- the LOC132005472 gene encoding zinc finger protein 724-like isoform X1 — translated: MKEEEMARSQGLLTFRDVAIEFSQEEWGRLTHTQRELYRDVMLENYGHLLFLGLVVWKPDLVIFLEQEKQLWDVKRKESVAFHPAISSHGTQSFLPTLCIEASFQNVAVRRYKHTALENVHFMVDCNNDGESEEHQIYHEGHIQTETTAHNMNITAQNGEGYKTFWKTSLLKSATSAKQCLSIYKGSNQMIKHTYLQNEKLENLESCLVRAENNYFNHFESRIGLTFESNISENQRFKIEEQSAEWDSFERSFTEELTLQNYQGIFNENRIAQCSESEEKFNPGSSVSTCLRTHFPEDHYELDKCVEVFYQSSNLIIHNSIPMEENQYEYNECEKALNQSSSVGDHQSIHVGKDSYRCYKPGNMFSQSSRLNIHNRIGTEQKSYICKECGKAFDWHSTLCQHQPMYLGGKAYKFEECGKVFIHHSHFTQRDRIRTGEKIYQCKECGKCFNHHSNLSRHYRIHTGEKPYQCKECGMAFNQHSVLTRHHRIHTGEKPYQCKECGKAFNQHSNLTQHHRIHTREKPYQCKECGQVFNHHSSLTQHHRIHSGEKPYQCKECGQAFNQHSNLTRHHRIHTGEKPYQCKECGKAFNQHSKLTEHHRIHTGEKPFICTECGQAFNRHSHLTRHHRIHTGEKPYQCKECGKAFNQHSKLTEHHRIHTGEKPYICKECGKAFNRHSHLTRHHRIHFGQKPYICKECGHAFIQHSHLSQHHRIHT